TCGTGTAGGAAAACTAACTGGGCTAGATGCGATCGCCGCGGATAATCCGCATGGCTGGAACTTGCCGATTGGAGAGAACGGCGACGGCCTGTCGGGTGGCCAGAAGCAACTCGTCGCGCTTGCACGCTCCCTGATCGCCCGTCCGAAACTCATGTTGATGGACGAGCCGACCAGCGCGATGGATACGCAGACGGAAGCCGCTTTTATCACCCATCTTAACGAGGCCACGCAAGGTACGACGCTGGTCGTGGTGACCCACAGGCCGTCCCTGCTGCAACTGGTCGACCGGATCATCGTCATTGACGGCGGCCGCGTCGTCACTGACGGCCCGAAGGAAGAAGTGCTCGCTGCGTTGCGTGGCACGTCTGGGCCGGCCGTTACTTCTGCACAACATTCTGATACTCAGGCGCAAAGCGTCACGAAGGATGCGTCATGAAACTATTTACTAAATTACATCGTCTGCTTCGTTCGCTGACGCCCGGTGGCCGCAGGAAGAACGCGGCGCCCAGAATTCACCCGGCTCATACCGCCTATATGAATGACTTGCGCGAATCGCTTCTCGCGCAATCGATCCCTGGCACGATGATCATGCTCTACCTTGTCGCGGCCGTGATGATCGGCGGCGTGATCTGGGCGAAGTTCGCGAAGGTCGAGGAAGTCACGCAAGGGCAAGGGAAAGTGGTTCCGGTTCGCCGTGAACAGCTTATCCAAAGCCTGGAAGGAGGCATTCTCGCCGATATGCGTGTGAAGGAAGGCGATATTGTCCAGAAAGGCCAGGTGCTGTTGAACATCGACCCGAAGCGTGCCGACTCGTCCTACGCGGAAGGACATTCGAAGTGGGTGGGTCTGGTAGCGCGAGTCGCGCGCTTGCGTGCCGAAGCAAACCACACCCCGTTGCTGTTTCCCGCTGATATCCAGAAGGACACGGCCGTCACGCTGAGCGAAACCCAGGCATATCAGGCGCGGCGTCGGTCGCTGGAAGACTCGGTCGCATCGCTGCAACGAAGCTACACGCTCGCAATGGACGAAATCAACATGACGGAGCCGCTAGCCGCACGCGGTCTTATTTCGGAAACCGAAGTATTGCGCATGAAGCGAAGCGCAAATGACCTGCAGTCGCAAATTGTGGATCGTCGCAACAAGTTTCAGGCCGATGCCAACGACGAATTGTCGCGCCTCGAACTCGAACTCTCGCAGACCAAGGAAAATCTTGTGGGCCGTGCCGACGTGGTTGAACGCACGACGCTGGTGGCCCCGGTCAAGGGAACCATCAAGGATATTCGCGTGACCACTATCGGCGGCGTGATTCAGCCGGGCGCGCAGATCATGAGCATCGTTCCTTACGCGGATCAGCTGATCGTGGAAGCTCACATCAAGCCGCAAGACGTAGCGTTCATTCATCCTGGTTTGCCCGCAATGGTGAAGATCTCGGCCTACGACTTTGGCATCTATGGCGGCCTTAAAGGGCACGTGATTGACGTTAGCCCGGACACGCTTGTAGATGAAAAAGCTGTGCCAGGCAAAGGTGACGCGATTTATTACCGCGTCCAGGTCCTCACCGACAAAAGCGAACTTGTCGCGGCTGGGAAACACTTGCCGATCATTCCTGGCATGACGGGTAACGTCGAAATTAGAACCGGCGAAAAAACTGTTCTGTCTTACTTGCTGAAGCCGATTTTCAAATCGCGTGAAGCATTCCGCGAGAGATAAATCGATATGTCTACACGAACAAAAACCGCACAGTCAGGCTGTGCTGAGATTGAGGCTACGGTCGCACAATCGTACGGACCAGCCCCACGACGGACGATTGTGTCCGCCTTGGGAGTCCTGGTCGGAACCGGTGTCGTCACGCTTGCGTTCGGAGTTCCGGAGGCGCATGCAAAATCGGCAATCGATGAACTCGATTGGGTCCCGCAGTCCCAACAGGCCCGCCTCGCTGAACGCGCCGAACGCGCACGGCAAGCTCAGCAAGCTCAGCAAGCTCAGCAAGCTCAGCAAGCTCAGCAAGCTCAGCAAGCTCAGCAAGCTCAGCAAGCTCAGCAAGCTCAGCAAGCTCAGCAAGCTCAGCAAGCTCAGCAAGCTCAGCAGGCACAGCAGGCTCAGCAAGCGCAGCAGGCACAGCAGGCACAGCAGGCACAGCAGGCACAGCAGGCACAGCAGGCTGAGGTTTTCCCAAACGGCCTCTTAGCGGCTGACCGTGCGCCGGCTCGTGCCCAGTTTATCGACACGGCGGAATGGCCGATCGCAGCGGTGCGCCCTTTGCCATACCAGGCACCAGTGCCCCTCTCGACCGCTTCCGCCATGGCTGCGGCCCCGCTAAAGGGCTCGATGCCGGAACGGCCACTGGGCCTCGTTGCAGCGGGTCCGGCTACACCGCTTCGGCTTGAATCGGTTGAAACGCCGGCGACTGTGCCAAGGCCAACGCCAAGGCTTAACGGTGACGGCGACGGTCCTTACGCGTCCGGCCCACCTGTTGTGTCTGTCGCAGCGCGGGTGCCGAACATAAAGGCTGACTTGCAGTCATTGCGTGGATCACTCGCGACCGGCGCGGTGACGCATATGGATGATGAGCTTGCCGCGTCGTCATCGGCTTCCGGCAGGTCAAACGCCTTGCGCGATGGCACAGGCCAGCAGACGAACTTGCCCGTTGGTGCAAAAACAGACAGGCAAAACGGGGACGCTTACTCCGCGGCCCTCGCGAGTAGCGCGTCCTCGATGAACCGTCGCGGCCAGCGCAATGTTCGTTCGCTGGACACGGGCTTCTCCGAGTGGCTGGACGATGGATCCAGTTTCCGCACCCGTGCCAACGTAGCAGTGGTGCCTGAACAGGCTGTCCGTGCAGCGTTGCGAAACGCTGCCGACGCGGCGGCAGCCCGAAGTGCGACGATACGGCAGGCGCAGGCCGATTGGGATGCGGCCAAGGCGGACATCGATCAGGTTAAAGGCCAGCGTTATCCGCAAGTGCAGGTAGGCGCGAATACGCCAAGCATCACGGGCGACAGTGCGAGCTTTAACCAGTACAACCGCCCGACCGCGAGCATCGCAGTTACGACATTGATTTATGACTGGGGCAAGACAAGCAAGAACATTGCTAGCCGCACGAAGACGGCCGAAGCAACAGAGTTGTACTTCCAGACGGTGTCGCAGCAGAATGCTTACGACGTTTCATCGAACCTGGTTGAGTTGACGAAATTTAGGGCCATCTATGTGATTGGCGAGAGTTACGTCAAGCGCATGAAGCAACTTGTGGAGATGCTGGAGGAGATCGTCAAGGTCGATCCGGGTCGCCTCAGCGAGCTGACCCAGGCGAAGTCTCGACTATTGCAGGCACAGACATCGCAGCAGACGGTCGCGGCACAAGTGCGTGCCCTGCAGCTCGCGGTCCACAAACTAGTGGGCGATGAGCCCACGCCTATGCCGGCCGGCACACACTGGCAGCTTCAACTTGACGGCCTGGACGATGCTGTCGCCGCCGTCGCGCAGAATCCCGCCATCGCACAAGCGGGTGCTGAAGCGGCCGCTGCGAAGCTGAGCGCCCAGGCTGTGCGCGCGGACGGATTGCCCAAGCTGAACTGGGTCATCAACAAGAATACGGCCTCTGACGTGTTTGGCAATCGCCAGCCATGGTCGACTATGTTGCAGCTCTCCTGGACGCCGTTCCAGGGTGGCTCGCAGCGCGCTGCCGAGCGCGCTGCGTTGTCCCGGGCTTCGTCGAGCAGTGACAAGCGCGATCAGCTCGAGCTCGATTCGGAGTTCAAGGTCCGCGACGCTCATCGGGATGCTATAGCGCTCGCCGAGCGGGCGCAGATGTACGGCCAGCTTTCAGGGGAAACCGATCTTGTTCGCAAGCAGTTTTTCGAGCAGTGGTATCACCTTAATCGTCGGACGTTGCTGGACGTACTGTCAGCGGAAAGCGACTTTTATAACAACCAGGTGAGTGAGGTCACCACTCAGTTCGATTCTTATCAGTCAGTTCTTAAAATTCATCTCAATAATGGCACGTTGGGGGAATGGTTGCAGCGGACTTAACTGAGACAGAAAAATTCCTTTTATAAGAAACATCTTATTGCCGATTTGATATTAAGAAAAATCTTAGTTTGTCCGAAAGCCACTCGATATCGAATATCGGGTGGCTTTTTTCATTTGATAATTGTTAAATAGTTGGGCGGATTAAAAATTCTTTAATGAGATAGGTTTGTGCTTATCTGTTTCGTCAAAATGCGGTTGTTGAGATGCAACAAGACGCCAACATAAGAATAATCCTAAATACTGTTCGGGTCTAAAAAAAAATCTTGGCATTTCTCTCGTAATCCTTTATCAGCAAGGCCCAGAGGGTCAAGGGCCGTCTTTAAAAGTAATCGTTCATCTGATTCCATTCATCTGAGAATCAAGAAATAGTTTGGCGAAACTCAAATTAGGAGTTTTCGCATTAAGTCACGTCCATTCCAAACCTATAGTTCGTCTGCGGTCACGGTACCGGTCTTTTCGTAACCCGGTTTCAGTGCTTCGGTAGAAAGAGGCTGGGTCAAGCATAAATGCCGAGCGTTACGCGGAAGCGGCAAAAAAGATTAAGCATCTTGAAAAAGATGGTGATCGATCTCTGTTCCGAGCCGCAAGGCTATTTTCTAATTTTTGTAAAGGTATTTACATAGCATGAACAAGTCATACAAATCTGTTTGGAACGAGTCGACCGGAGCTTGGGTTGCTGTTTCCGAACTCGCAACTGGCCGTAGCAAGAGCAAGCGCGCGAAGACAGCGCTTTCAAAGGCGATCCTGACGCAAATCGCGGTAGGCGGCATGAGCTTGGCCGGCGCTGGTGCAGCCATGGCTGACGACGCCAACGTGCAAGACAAGAGCGCGACCGTCGCTGTTGCAGACGGCGTCCCCTCGAGCGCTGATTCGGACGCGTCCGCGAACGTCGTCAGCACGCCGTCGCTGCCGCATCTGCTGGGTGCGCAATTGCTCGGCGCGACCGACCCTGTGGTACCTGTGGTGACCGGTAGTGCGTATCTCGCGCAGGGCAAAATCACCAACGTAGGCGCAGATAACAGTGCTGTGGTGAGCGGTGCAGACAGCCTGGCAGTCGGCGCATACGCATCTGCGAACGACAGTTCCGTTGCTATCGGGACACGCAGCCTTGCTGGCGCGGGTCCGACGGCTGCATTCGCAACCGCAATCGGCTACCAAGCCTCTGCGACCGCCTCACAGTCGGTCGCTCTTGGCGTTGGCGCAAGCTCGTCGGGTTACAACTCGGTAGCTTTGGGCCAGGGCTCGTTGGCTGACGTATCGAATACCATATCGGTTGGTAAGGCGGGCAACGAGCGCAAAATCGTCAATGTGGCGGCTGGCAGCCTGGATGCGTCGAGCACCGACGTGGTCAACGGCTCGCAACTCGCCTCAACGAATCAAAGCGTCACGAACCTGCAAACGGTCGTGAACACGATTAGCACCCAGGGCGTGGCTAATCCGTATCTCGCGCAGGGCAAAATCACCGCTGCAGGAGCGGATAACACCGCCAAAGCAACCGGCTCGGACAGCTTGGGAGTTGGCGCATACGCTTCCGCGAGTGACTCGTCCGTAGCTATCGGAACGCGCAGCGTTGCTGGCAGCCCCACGACTGCCTTCGCAACTGCAATCGGCTATCAAGCCTCTGCGACCGGCTCACAGTCGGTCGCTCTTGGCGTTGGCGCAAGCTCGTCGGCTTTCAACTCAGTAGCACTGGGCCAAGGCTCCGTGGCTGACGTCTCGAATACCGTGTCGGTTGGCAAGGTTGGCGGCGAACGCAAGATCACCAACGTAGCAGCAGGCGCGGCAGCAACTGACGCAGTGAACGTTGGTCAGTTGACCGCAGCGGGACTGAATATCGGCACGAGCGGCGCAGTCACCAACCCGTTGGTGACGTATGACACAACGGCGAAAGATTCGATCACGCTGGCTGGTTCGAATGGCGCGCAGATCCACAAGGTCATCGCAGGTACGGCTGACACCGACGCAACGAACGTGGCGCAATTGAAGGCGATGGGCGCAACGATCGGCACGAGCGGCGTGGTCACCAACGCATTCGTGGCTTACACGGATACGACGAAGACGGCAGTGTCGCTGGGCAATGGCACGGTTGGCGCGAAGATCACGAACTTGCAAAACGGTGCAATCTCGGCCTCAAGCCGTGACGCAGTCAACGGTTCACAACTCGCAGCAGTCGCTTCGAGCGCAGCTTCGGCACTGGGCGGCGGCTCCACGATGGGCGCGGACGGCAAGATTAGTGCGCCGACCTACACCATTAACAGCAAGGCCTACACCACGCTTGATTCGGCCTTGAATGCGGCGGCTGGCTCTGGCGGCGGTACGGATCCGCTGGCAGTTCACTACACCGACGCGACCCTCACGTCAGTAGCACTCGGTACTGCCGCGGCACCGGTGAAGTTGACTGGAGTGGCGGCCGGCACGGCGAACACTGACGCAGTGAACGTTGCGCAGATGAACGCTGCAACGAACGGTCTGTCCGGCGTTGTCGACAAGCTGCGGTACATCAATTTCGGACCGAGCACCGCTGCACAGTCACAAGCGACCGGCACCGATTCAATGGCAATTGGCGGCAACTCCTTCGCAACTGCCAACCAGTCGCTCGCGTTCGGTCTTAACGCACGGGCATCGGCAATCAACTCCGTCGCTATTGGCGTCAACTCGAGCACGAATCAGGCAAATACCGTTTCGATCGGTGGCGTTGGCAAGGAGCGCCGACTGATCAACGTGGCCGATGGCACCGGTGACACGGACGCTGTTACGCTGGGCCAGGTAACGCAAATGTTCGAGGATGCGAGCACCAAGAACGTTCAACAAGTCGTACAAAGCACCCCGAAGCAGATGGTTTCGGCAACGCGCCAAACAGGTCTCCTGGGTGCGTCATCGGTAGGCGTTGGCTTGGTTTCACCGACGTTCACGCTGAACGACGTCATCCGCATTGGACCGACGGAACAGTTGGCGGCCATTGAAGCTATCGGTACCGACTCCATTGCGATGGGGTTGAACGTGCACGCAACGGGTGACTCCTCGGTCGCAATCGGTTCGAACGTCAACTCGACGAACGTCGAATCTGTCTCGGTCGGTTATATGACCATTGCAAACGGCAACGCGGCGGCTTCGTTCGGTACGCGCGCCCAGGCTGTAGCTGACGGTGGCCTGGCGATGGGTAACAACGCCATGGTCGACGGTGATGGGACGGATGGCATTGCAATCGGCACAGGTTCATTGGCCTCTAACGACCGCTCGGTCTCGATTGGTAAGACCTCTTTCTCAGGAGGCAAGCAGTCGATCGTGCTGGGCAACCAGTCGTCAGTCTTCGCCGATGGTTCGGTCGTGATCGGCAACAACAACTTGATCAAGACAGCCACGGCAACGGGTTCGTTCGTCCTTGGTAGCGGCAACACGGTAACCGGTGCAAATTCCTACGTTATTGGTAGTAACAATACGAAGGTCAGTGGCACCAACAGCATCATCCTCGGTAATGGCAGTGACGGAACGCAAAGCAATGTTGTATCCGTTGGCGGCGTGGGCACCGAACGCAAGGTCGTGAACGTTGCAGCAGGTACAACCAACACCGACGCGGTCAACCTCGGGCAGATGACTACCGCTATCAACTCGGTAGCAATCGGCGTGGGATCGTCGACCAACATGGACAACACGGTCTCCTTTGGTACAACGGCGACCGCACGCAGGCTGATCAACGTCGCGGACGGTGTGGGCGATAACGACGCCGTGAACCTGGGTCAGGTCGAAGACTTGATCGCGGACAGCGTGTCGAAGCAAATGGTCAGCACGCAGAAGGTGATGGCAACACGTAATTTGTTGACGGCTACGCCGACGCCGGTTCTGTCGGATTTCATTGCGGTTGGCACCTCGGACAAGATCGGTACCAACAGCAACACGGCAATTGGCACAGATTCAATCTCTATCGGTCTGGGTAACAGCTCGACGGGCGATCAATCAGTGGCGATTGGCTCCAACGTCAATTCGGTCGGCTATAGGTCGGTTGGGATGGGCTACGGTTCAATTGTCAACGGCGCGAGCTCGACGGCCATTGGCGTGAATGCTCAGGTGACCGCAGACGGCAGCCTCGCTGTTGGTAAGAACGTAACGGCCGAGACGGCGAACTCCACCGTCATTGGTGCGGACTCGTACATCCTCGACGACGGTAAGGGCGGCGGTTTGAACTCCGTATCCATTGGTTCAGGCAACACGGTGACCGGCACAAGTTCGATCGTGGTCGGTAGCGGCACGATCGCAATCGGCGGCAACGCCGGTGCGTCGGGCACAGACTCGATCGCCATCGGTAACGGCGCTACGGCTCCGGCTAATAGCGCAGTGGCACTGGGTGCAAACTCGGTCGCTGATCGTGACAACAGCGTGTCGGTCGGTTCCGCCGATCAGCAACGTCAGATCACGAACGTTGCAGCTGGTACGCAGGGTACGGACGCAGTCAACCTGAACCAGATGAACTCGGCGGTGGGCGGTATTGCTCGCAAGGCGTATAGCGGTATTGCGGCAGCCACTGCGCTGACGATGATTCCGGACGTCGATGCGAACAAGACGCTGTCGCTTGGTATTGGTGGCGGTACGTTCCAGGGCTACGCAGCAACGGCCATTGGCGGTACGGCTCGTATCACGCAGAACATCAAGGTGCGCGTGGGCGCGGGTTGGTCGGCAGCTGGTACGACGGTTGGTGCTGGTGCTTCGTACCAGTGGTAATCGGGATCTGATCTGAGAGAAATCCGGTTCGAAAGAGCCGGGTTTCTCGAAGGATCGGTCTTGCAGGTTTTTTGATGTACTAGTAGTTAAAGCTGTACTTAAAGCGGGTTCTTCTTCGGAGGAACCCGCTTTTTTCGTATGGAAAACAGCTTCGTGACAAGAGCCTTGTCAGGCAGGCGTGACGCGGCTTGAGAGCTTGAAAAGTCGCTCGACGACGCCCGCTTGTCTAATTCCCCACGCGTCGTCGATCCAGCACGCCCTTCGCTTCAGCCAATCGCTCCGCGAATTCCGGCCCACGCGCCAGCGCCACCCCCACCGCCAAAATATCGCCTATCGCCAGATGCGATACGCGCGATGTCATCGGCGAGAAAATGTCGGTGTCTTCATCCACGTTCGCAAACAAGCCGATGCTGGCTTTACGTGCCAGCGGCGAACTGCCATGGGTAATTGCAATGACCTTTGCGCCGGCGTCAAGCGCCGACTGCACTGCGTCGAGTATGTCCCGGGTGCGCCCGGTATTCGAGATGACCACGACGACATCCCCAGGGCCCAATAAAGCCGCCGATGTCGTATAGGTGTGGGGGTCGGAGTAAGCCACGCTCGGCACGCCAAGCCGGAAAAATTTGTGCTGCACGTCGAGTGCGGCAATGCCCGAGCCGCCCGCGCCGTAAAACTCGATCCGCCGTGCATCGGCAAGCAATGCAATCGCCGCGGCCACGCTATCCGATGACAAGCTATTGCGCACCTGCAACAGAGCGCCGATGGTGCGGTCCAGCACCTTCGCCGCGACGCCGGCAGCCGGCTCGTCGGCACGAACATCGCGGAACACGGCCGGCGCCGGGACATCGGATGCGATGCTTTGCGCCAGCCGGATCTTGAATTCGCGAAACCCTGAAAAGCCGAGTGCCTGGCAAAACCGCGCAATAGTTGGCTGACTCACGCCTGCACGTGTTGCGAAATCGGTCATTGCGAGATCGAGCACTTCGCGCGGCGCGTCAATGACGTAATCCGCGAGCTTGCGCTCGGAGGGGCGCAACTGGTCGCGCATCGCTTTTACTTGGGACAGCAACATCGTGAATCTCGCCTATGCTGGAGTTGCACGGACTATAGCTGATCTATTGAAATGTACAAAAACTACCAAATCGAGATGCAGGCAACTTGATGAGTTCGATTCGCTTTTTGCCTTATGGAGTGGCGAAATAGTAGATATAAGGGTTTTCCAGATGGTGGAAATGTAGTTTTTCTACTAAAATTAACGCCGATACACTCAAGCTTTATGTAGAAGCCGTTCACCCACCCACGTACTTGCCCAATCCCGCCGCCGGCCGCGTGCCGCAACGAGGCGAAGGAGTTTCGATGGCATCCCCGCATTCGCATCTGAACCACGTCACCCGGCGCGTCATTGAGCGCAGCAAACCGACGCGCGCAGCGTATCTGGCCCGTATCGATGGCGCGCAAGGTCATTTTCCAGCGCGTGGCGCGCTTTCCTGCGCCAATCTCGCGCACGGTTTTGCCGGCATGGAAGGTCAGGAAAAAATTTCGATCAAGGCCGTCCGCGAACCGAACATCGGCATTGTTTCGTCTTACAACGAGATGCTGTCGGCTCACGCGCCATTCAAGAATTACCCCGACATCATCAAGCACGCGGCGCGCGAAGCAGGCGGCGTGGCGCAATTCGCGGGCGGCGTTCCGGCCATGTGCGATGGTGTCACGCAGGGCAATGCTGGAATGGAGCTGTCATTGTTTTCGCGCGAAGTCATTGCGATGAGCACGGCCGTCGCGCTCACGCACAATATGTTCGACGCTGCGCTGTGCCTCGGCATCTGCGACAAGATTGTTCCCGGCTTGCTGATCGGCGCTCTGCAATTCGGTCATCTGCCGACCATTTTCGTGCCGGCTGGCCCAATGACGAGCGGCCTCACCAACGACGACAAAGCCAAAGTCCGCCAGCAGTTTGCAACCGGCGCCTGCAATCGCGAAGCGTTGCTTGAAGCGGAAGCCGCCGCGTATCACGGCCATGGCACCTGTACGTTCTATGGCACGGCCAACAGCAACCAGATGTTGATGGAAGTCATGGGCTTGCATCTTCCTGGATCTGCGTTCATCCACCCGCACACGCCGTTGCGTGACGCGTTGACCGCCGAAGCCGCGAAGCGCGTGCTGGAGCTGACGGTCGAGCGCGGCAACTACACGCCGATTGGCCGGGTCGTCGATGAAAAAGCGATTGTGAACGGCATTGTTGCGCTGCTCGCCACGGGTGGCTCAACGAATCACACGCTGCATCTGGTCGCGATTGCTCGTGCGGCGGGAATCATGATCGACTGGAACGATTTCGATGAACTCTCGCAATCCGTGCCGCTCGTTGCGCGTATTTACCCGAATGGCAAGGCTGACGTGAACCATTTTCACGCGGCGGGCGGCATTGCCTATCTGGTGCGCGATTTGCTGAGCGCAGGTCTGCTCCACGAAGACGTAAAGACCGTCGCGGGCGAGGGCCTCGGCCATTACACACGCGAACCGAAACTTATCGACGGCAAGTTGCAATGGATCGATGGCCCCGAAACCAGCCACGACACCCAGGTTCTTCGCAGCCACAAGGAGCCGTTCGCACCTGATGGCGGTTTGCGTCTGATGCAGGGCAAGCTTGGCCGCGGCGTGATCAAGATCTCGGCGGTTGCGCAAGCGCATCGGCATGTGAAGGCGCCGGCTATCGTTTTCGAGTCGCAGGAAGAAGTGCAGGAAGCGTTCGACAATGGCGAACTGAAGCGCGATTTCGTGGCGATCGTCCGGTTCCAGGGCGCGCGCGCGAACGGCATGCCGGAGTTACACCGGTTGACGCCCCTTCTGGGTGTGTTGCAGGATCAGGGCTTCCATGTGGCTTTGGTGACGGATGGCCGTATGTCGGGCGCGTCCGGGAAAGTGCCCGCTGTTATCCATATTTCGCCGGAGGTGCTGCTGCAGGGCCCGCTGGGCAAGGTACGCACGGGCGACATGATTGTTATCGATGCAAATAACGGCGTGCTGGATATTGATATCGACGCAAACGAGTGGGCCGCGCGTGCAGTCGCACAGCCGGCGCATCAGGCGGAGAATGAAGTGGGATTCGGTCGTGAGCTGTTCGGCGTCTTCCGCCACGCTGCGATGCCGGCAGAACTGGGCGCGTCGGTGTTCGGCCCAATGGTCGGTGAAGTCGCGCCACAACACGTAAAGGAGAAGTAAATGAAGTCAGTTAGCGAAATCGTGCGTCTGGGGCCAGTGATTCCAGTGCTTGCATTCGAATCGGTCGAGCAGGGTGAGAATGTCTCGCGCGCGCTGCATGCCGGCGGCGTCAAGGTGCTTGAGATCACGCTGCGCACGGCCGCAGGGTTAGAGGCGATCGAGCGCGCAAGCCATCTGGCCGACGATATTGTGGTGGGTGTAGGAACAATTACCCGTCCCGAACATTGCGCGCAGGCAAAGAAAGCCGGTGCGCAGTTCGGGGTATCGCCGGGACTGACCAAAGAGATCCACCAGGCTTCGCTCGATGCTGGTCTGCCCTTGCTGCCAGGCGTGATGACGCCGACCGACATCATTGTGGCCATGGAACTCGGCTACGAAATCGTGAAGCTGTTTCCGGCGCAACAGGCGGGCGGGGTGTCAATGCTGCAAGCGCTCAACGGGCCATTCCCCGGCCTGAAATTCTGCCCGACCGGCGGCATTACGGCCGAAACTGCGCCGAACTTTCTGGCGTTGCCGAACGTGGTGTGCGTGGGTGGATCGTGGTTGACGCCAAAGGCCGCATTGACTGCGAAAAATTGGGAGGAAGTCACGCGCCTCGCGCGTGCGGCCAGCTTGTTAGCGCCCACGCAGCACTAAGCCCAAGCGTTGGGTAGTTTTGTCGCTGTACTGAAGGCCTCCGCGCTCGACACGCGGAGGCTTTTTCACATTTAGACATAGTTCCCGCGCGAGTTTCTAAACCTCCAAGTAAAATCCCGGTCAGTCACGCTGAAACGCGCGTGCGGTTTCAACGCGGCTGTTAAAAGGTAGCAACGTACCGCGCTGCGCAAAAAAAACGTCAACCAACTGAGGAGGCACTTTATGGAGCCAGTCCACGGCAGCATGCTGCTGGCATACGCGGTGATCGCGATCGCGTTGCTCATCTTGCTGATCACGCGCTTCAAGGTGTACCCGTTCCTTGTTCTGATCATTGTGTCCCTGTTGCTTGGCCTTGCCGTAGGCATGCCGATGGACAAGATTGTCAGCGCCTTCGAAACGGGCAATGGCAACACGCTCGGACACATCGCGATCGTTGTCGGTCTGGGTACCATGCTCGGCAAGATGATGGCGGAATCGGGCGGCGCTGAACGTATTGCCAACACCCTGATTGGCTGGTTCGGTGAGAAGTACATCCACTGGGCAATGATGTGCGTTGCGATCATCGTCGGCTTGCCGGTCTTCTTTGAGGTCGGCTTCGTCCTGCTGATTCCCATCGCGTTCAACGTCGCCAAACGGACCAAGAAATCGCTTCTGCTGATCGGGCTGCCTATGGTCGCCGGCCTCTCGGTCGTGCATGGCCTGATCCCGCCTCACCCCGCTGCACTGCTCGCCGTGCAGGCGTATCACGCGGACATTGGCCGGACGATCGCGTATGGCTTGATTGTCGGGATTCCCACAGCGATTGTGGCGGGTCCGTTGTTTGCGCTGCTGATCCACAAACACATCAAGCTCGCCG
This window of the Caballeronia sp. SBC1 genome carries:
- a CDS encoding TolC family protein; the protein is MSALGVLVGTGVVTLAFGVPEAHAKSAIDELDWVPQSQQARLAERAERARQAQQAQQAQQAQQAQQAQQAQQAQQAQQAQQAQQAQQAQQAQQAQQAQQAQQAQQAQQAQQAQQAQQAEVFPNGLLAADRAPARAQFIDTAEWPIAAVRPLPYQAPVPLSTASAMAAAPLKGSMPERPLGLVAAGPATPLRLESVETPATVPRPTPRLNGDGDGPYASGPPVVSVAARVPNIKADLQSLRGSLATGAVTHMDDELAASSSASGRSNALRDGTGQQTNLPVGAKTDRQNGDAYSAALASSASSMNRRGQRNVRSLDTGFSEWLDDGSSFRTRANVAVVPEQAVRAALRNAADAAAARSATIRQAQADWDAAKADIDQVKGQRYPQVQVGANTPSITGDSASFNQYNRPTASIAVTTLIYDWGKTSKNIASRTKTAEATELYFQTVSQQNAYDVSSNLVELTKFRAIYVIGESYVKRMKQLVEMLEEIVKVDPGRLSELTQAKSRLLQAQTSQQTVAAQVRALQLAVHKLVGDEPTPMPAGTHWQLQLDGLDDAVAAVAQNPAIAQAGAEAAAAKLSAQAVRADGLPKLNWVINKNTASDVFGNRQPWSTMLQLSWTPFQGGSQRAAERAALSRASSSSDKRDQLELDSEFKVRDAHRDAIALAERAQMYGQLSGETDLVRKQFFEQWYHLNRRTLLDVLSAESDFYNNQVSEVTTQFDSYQSVLKIHLNNGTLGEWLQRT
- a CDS encoding HlyD family type I secretion periplasmic adaptor subunit, which produces MKLFTKLHRLLRSLTPGGRRKNAAPRIHPAHTAYMNDLRESLLAQSIPGTMIMLYLVAAVMIGGVIWAKFAKVEEVTQGQGKVVPVRREQLIQSLEGGILADMRVKEGDIVQKGQVLLNIDPKRADSSYAEGHSKWVGLVARVARLRAEANHTPLLFPADIQKDTAVTLSETQAYQARRRSLEDSVASLQRSYTLAMDEINMTEPLAARGLISETEVLRMKRSANDLQSQIVDRRNKFQADANDELSRLELELSQTKENLVGRADVVERTTLVAPVKGTIKDIRVTTIGGVIQPGAQIMSIVPYADQLIVEAHIKPQDVAFIHPGLPAMVKISAYDFGIYGGLKGHVIDVSPDTLVDEKAVPGKGDAIYYRVQVLTDKSELVAAGKHLPIIPGMTGNVEIRTGEKTVLSYLLKPIFKSREAFRER
- a CDS encoding YadA family autotransporter adhesin; translated protein: MNKSYKSVWNESTGAWVAVSELATGRSKSKRAKTALSKAILTQIAVGGMSLAGAGAAMADDANVQDKSATVAVADGVPSSADSDASANVVSTPSLPHLLGAQLLGATDPVVPVVTGSAYLAQGKITNVGADNSAVVSGADSLAVGAYASANDSSVAIGTRSLAGAGPTAAFATAIGYQASATASQSVALGVGASSSGYNSVALGQGSLADVSNTISVGKAGNERKIVNVAAGSLDASSTDVVNGSQLASTNQSVTNLQTVVNTISTQGVANPYLAQGKITAAGADNTAKATGSDSLGVGAYASASDSSVAIGTRSVAGSPTTAFATAIGYQASATGSQSVALGVGASSSAFNSVALGQGSVADVSNTVSVGKVGGERKITNVAAGAAATDAVNVGQLTAAGLNIGTSGAVTNPLVTYDTTAKDSITLAGSNGAQIHKVIAGTADTDATNVAQLKAMGATIGTSGVVTNAFVAYTDTTKTAVSLGNGTVGAKITNLQNGAISASSRDAVNGSQLAAVASSAASALGGGSTMGADGKISAPTYTINSKAYTTLDSALNAAAGSGGGTDPLAVHYTDATLTSVALGTAAAPVKLTGVAAGTANTDAVNVAQMNAATNGLSGVVDKLRYINFGPSTAAQSQATGTDSMAIGGNSFATANQSLAFGLNARASAINSVAIGVNSSTNQANTVSIGGVGKERRLINVADGTGDTDAVTLGQVTQMFEDASTKNVQQVVQSTPKQMVSATRQTGLLGASSVGVGLVSPTFTLNDVIRIGPTEQLAAIEAIGTDSIAMGLNVHATGDSSVAIGSNVNSTNVESVSVGYMTIANGNAAASFGTRAQAVADGGLAMGNNAMVDGDGTDGIAIGTGSLASNDRSVSIGKTSFSGGKQSIVLGNQSSVFADGSVVIGNNNLIKTATATGSFVLGSGNTVTGANSYVIGSNNTKVSGTNSIILGNGSDGTQSNVVSVGGVGTERKVVNVAAGTTNTDAVNLGQMTTAINSVAIGVGSSTNMDNTVSFGTTATARRLINVADGVGDNDAVNLGQVEDLIADSVSKQMVSTQKVMATRNLLTATPTPVLSDFIAVGTSDKIGTNSNTAIGTDSISIGLGNSSTGDQSVAIGSNVNSVGYRSVGMGYGSIVNGASSTAIGVNAQVTADGSLAVGKNVTAETANSTVIGADSYILDDGKGGGLNSVSIGSGNTVTGTSSIVVGSGTIAIGGNAGASGTDSIAIGNGATAPANSAVALGANSVADRDNSVSVGSADQQRQITNVAAGTQGTDAVNLNQMNSAVGGIARKAYSGIAAATALTMIPDVDANKTLSLGIGGGTFQGYAATAIGGTARITQNIKVRVGAGWSAAGTTVGAGASYQW